Part of the Paeniglutamicibacter sulfureus genome, CGCTGCTTCAGGTCCTGGAGGACTAACCTATCCACGCGGTCCTGCTGCTCGGTTCAGCTCCAATCGGCCGCAAACTGAAACTCTTACGGCATCAAGCCCCGTAACACCTCGAATTCCGAAGTGGTACGGGGCTTAGTGCTGTCCGCGAGTCATGACATCGACTGAGTTGGGTTCCTCAGCCTGTCCGGATGCGATCCTGGTCGGTCAGCACTCCAGTACGCATCAAACCTCGGTTTCGGTCGTCTGACACGCGCACCGATCCACCCTTGCCTTCCGACGTCCCGGGGCATCTGTCACTAGTCCAATCGCCACCCGAACAGGCACGAAGCCGATAGAACCCTGTGGAAAACGCTCCGAAACCCTCGCGAACGGGCTAGGCTGTCTGCTAATTGACTCCGACCGAATCGTAGGCCTCAGGCATGTTTACGAAAACCAAGCAAGTCATCGTCGCTTTCTCCTCGGGTGCACTACTGCTGGCAGCAGCGGGATGCACAGGTAATGCCGTCCCCGCCGAGCCCACGAGCTCGTCCTCAGTTTCCACTGCCACGGCAACGAGTTCGTCTCCGACGCCATCACCGAGTCCCACAGCGAAACCAACGCCCAAGCCCATTCCCGCCAGCTCCAAGGGGCCAGCGAAGAACTGGCCTCTTCCCAAGATGCCCGAGGCTGCAAAGGAAAATTCCAAGGAAGGCATCGTTGCCTTCACGGAGCACTATTTCGAGCTGGTCGATTACGCGGTTCTTACCTATGACACGAAGCCACTCAAACTTGTCACTGAACGCACCTGCTACCTCTGTGCGACACAGATAATTGACCCAGCAGATGGAAACCGCGGGCGTGGCGGTTG contains:
- a CDS encoding DUF6318 family protein, whose protein sequence is MFTKTKQVIVAFSSGALLLAAAGCTGNAVPAEPTSSSSVSTATATSSSPTPSPSPTAKPTPKPIPASSKGPAKNWPLPKMPEAAKENSKEGIVAFTEHYFELVDYAVLTYDTKPLKLVTERTCYLCATQIIDPADGNRGRGGWHAGGRTDVSVTFARNTKGNSVSGFTFLRERTLVYSANGELQSTIPAITSPRAGTFNLVFNNGWSVVDVEFIDPDGK